The Candidatus Neomarinimicrobiota bacterium nucleotide sequence CACATTCCGGCAAAAAACGGGTTACTATCATCATCCAGCTCGACCCACTGAGCCTTTAAAAAACGAATAATAGCCTGAGCAGTGGTTAACCTGATAGTTTTTATCATTTTTGTTTCCGGATCCTGTGTAATTTATTTGAGTTCACTTACTTATTCAAAATTTCTATTAACAAAGAAATTAATGGACAGTTTGGTTTATCGACCCAATCCCACTTTTTCATAAATGTTTTCCATGAGTTCAACGTTCTTATATCCGTCAAGATGCGTGGCGACCAGGGCGTTCTCCCCGGAATCCCGACCTAAAAGCCTATCCACAAATATCTTATTTTCCTGTGTGAATCCCCAACGCTCATTGATAGGGAGCGTCGAAAAGGTTAGTTTCTCAACAGGCGTATTTAAGTCCATACAATAAGTAACAGCTTCCATCTCATCACTTACGACTGAAGCGTGGTCTCCATAAATTTCTACTCGTTCAAACGGAAATATCCATGTGGTGTGAGCGCTGGAGGAAAAGACACCGTGAACTCCGTTTTCCATTTCGAATATCATGGAAAAATCATCCACACACGGGTAGACCGATTTTGACCCAACTGCCGTGACTTCCTTCACTTCACCAAACAGGTATCGAACCATATCGATCAAATGAAGCGTAGATTCAAAGAGGAATCCACCCGTGATTTTGGAGTCGCTCGTTCACGGCGGAACCTGCAGCTCTCCACGGTTCATTTTTATGTTAAACGATTTCGGGGCAAGTTCCCCACTCGTTATCAGCTCTTTCATTTTTTTGTAGACCGGGGCGAGTCTCCTGCTGAACCCAAGCTGGTAGACAACCCCTTCTTTTTCAACAGCATCAACTATCTTCCGGGCATCGTCGAGATTGAGTGCAAACGGCTTTTCACAAAAGACGTGTTTACCATGGTTCAAGACTTTGAGCGTCATTTCGGCATGGAAATTATTGGGAACAGTAACATAAACGGCATCAGAATCAGCGATGACATCCTCATCGCCGGAAAGCGCTTGCATACCAAATTCGGCTGCAAATCTTTCCGCGCGGTCATTCTGAATATCGTAAACAGAACCCAATTTCACAGCGTCGTTTTGTTGCAATATTCCTGCGTGCGTTCCCGCAATTGCTCCAGTTCCGATTATACCGATTCTTATATCACTCATGATATTTTTTACGTGAAAGAATAGTCAGCTTCAAGCTTTGCCCGGACATCCTGATACGTACGGTCAAAGGGTCCCTCTTTCTCCAACTTTATGGAAGTTACCGCAGCGGCAAACCTGCACGATTTTTCTACCGACGTTTTTAATCTGCTCGCAAGATAGGAGACGATCGAAGTATCTCCGCGACCGGTACGTCCCTTTATCGAGTGTGGGGTGAACAGGGCTTCAAATATTTCGCCGTCAGCGTAAACCAGCAAACCGTCTTTGTGAGTGATTACTATCTCTCGTGGTCCCCATTCAGCGATAATTCGAGCCGCTTTCGAGATGTCCTTTTCACCCGTAATAACTTCCGATTCAACGGAATCCGCCTTAACCGTATGAATCCCTTTTAATCCACGCTCCTTATCCGGCCAATCAACGAATATCAATTCCTTGCCGTCTCTAACGCGCAATACGCCTTGAAGGTCGAGGGACACTCTTTCAAACCGGGAGGTTATATGTTCGATTAAGTTCAGAGACACTTCGCCTGCCATTATAGGTCCTATATGGAATACTTCAGTCGCAATATCCGGTATATGTTCTGCTTTAAATTCACCTGCGAACGCAATTGGTTCACATACTCTTTTATCATGCTTTTCTCCAAAGTACGTATTTTTAATCCCACTGGTCAGTTCAGCTTCGTGGGAAAAAACTTTTATACCGTCTTTTCTCATTACGTCGAGGTAAAAGAAATCATCCTTGGAGAGAAGAGTAATAATTGCGGCGGAATAATTCAACTTCGATAGAGCCATAGCGCCATAATAAACAGCTCCGCCCAGAGCATCTTTTTCCTCTCCGTCGATTATCAATTTATCTTTTGCAAAATGCCCTAATATAACTACATCATAAGTCAAGATATTCACCCTAACGGCAACTCCTGGGTTTGGTTGAAAGAATACCGGCGCTGAAATGATTGAGTTGAAAGCCTATGAATCGTGGAAATTTACTCATTGTCGGGCAAATTAAATTTTAATCTCCAGTCCATCATATGCGACGCGCAGATTTTTATAAGAAGCAAATTTTTCCTCTAATTCTTCGTGAGATAGGTTATTATGCCCGATATGAGAGATAATGAATTTGATCTCCGGATATTTCTTCGCAATTTTCATCACGCTGATAACGTCGATGTGGTCAGTGCCGCCGTCATAGCCCGGTGTATGGAATATGACGAGGTTCGCTTTTTTCACCTGTCTTTTCTCAAAATCATTTAATGATAAATTAACGCTGTCACTAAAATGAACTATGCGTTTACTATCTTCCCTTATGATCAAGCCATGGGTGGGGACTTTATGATTTACCTTGAAACATTTAAATTTTATCCCCCCTATTTTAACCGAATCCCGGTCATGCATGACATGAAATTTGCACCTATCATACAGTCTTTCAGTTGTTTCGAAATTTGCAAGCGCGGACATATTCCCGTAAACGGGGATTTTCTCTGCATTCCACCACTCGAATTCGGTTATTCCTCCGATGTGATCCCAATGTTTGTGAGAAAGAAATATCGCAGATATGTTGAATATTTTGTACTTATTTACTATCCGTCCGATGTCGATCGGTGTATCGAGTATAATTGTCTCCGAACTATTTTTTATTATAACACATACCCGTCGTCGTCGGTTTTTCCCACTCTCTTTCCTCCCAATCTCACACCGTTCACACCTACAACCTATTGCAGGGATACCCCGTCCATCTCCGGTTCCGGCAAATGTTATTTTCATTGATATTTTCCCTTGTTTACCTGAAGAGCACGTTCAACACGACTAATGATATGGCAAGAACCACGCCGAAATACCCGACCTTTCTTGAATCTACAATGAGCAATTCTTTCCATTTGATCTTCGTTCCGGGTGAAAAATATGATACAATCGCTAATATCGCAAAACCTAATACGATGACCCATCCTGTCCGGTTTAACCAGTTCATATCCGGGAATATGTAATATCTGAATGCGAGCGAAACCGCTGCACTGCCGACAAAAACGTACACGACAAGTTTCCTCGGCGCTCTGGTGCAGAACACCGCGGCCAAAATCAGTATCGTATAACCTGCTTTTATATGGTAAGATATCTCGTTCGTTATAAGTGAAAGAGGGAAATTAAATCCGTGATATTTTATATAGATCAGGGAAAATGCGAACATGATTCCGGAAAGGGTAATGAATCCGATTGAATTCTTTCCTACCTTCATCAACTTTTCATCCGTCGCGTTTTTATTTACCAATCTCTTGTAAATATCAAACGTAAAAAGGGTGCTGACCGAATTTATTATGGAATCCACTGTACTCATCAGGGAAGCGAAGAGGCCCATAATCACGAAACCCCGGACACCCGGTGACAGCAGCGTGTTTACCAGTACAATGTATGCCTGGTCAGGGTCTTCAAGGGGTTTATGAAAACCTACCAGTGCGATTGGCGGTATTATTATCAAAGCCGCAAAAACATACTTTAAAAAACCGCCGACTATCAATCCGATCTGGGCATCCTTCAGGGAACGGGCGGCAAGAGACCTTTGCAGAATCACCTGGTTTGCGCCCCAATACTGGATGTGCAATAGAGCCATGCCGAAGAACACGGCCGGCCAGGGTACTTTCGGGTGCTCTATAGGCAGAAACAGGTGCATTAAATGATCCCTTCCGGTCGTGATATTGGCATAATTGTCAGGATTATACAATTCAGAGAATCCACCGACCGCTTTCACCGCTAATACCAGAACTATAAACGCGCCTCCTAACAATGTAACCAACTGAATGATGTCAGTGCGGACAACTGCCGCGAGACCGCCGAAATAGACATATAGAGATGAAAACACGCCCATGAGAACCACAATGATGTAGAGCCTGATTACCGGGTCAGAATGAAGTACTGTTAACTGATCTGCAAAAATACCGTTAATCGCGATGCTTCCCCAGTAGAGCGCTCCTCCCATATAGATAACTCCGAACAGAATCAGGGAAAAGATAGAATAACTCAGAGCTACAAAACTGCCGAACCTTGCCTCAAAGAACTGGGTAATGGTGAATACTTTCATACGCAGATAGAGAGGGACAAAAAAGAAAGCAGCGAGAAGAATGCCGAAGACCGCATCGATCTCAAAATTCGCCCACGCCAGACCATAAACGTATGCAGCGCCACCCATTCCGATAAAATGACCTGCTTGAATGTTGGTCGCGATCGTGGACATCGCTATTGCAGGCCAGCGGAGATTCCTTCCACTAAGGAAATAAGTGGTGGCATCCTTTTTCTGTTTACCGCTTTTATATATTCCGATCAGGAAAATGACCACGAAATAAGCGAGTACCATAATCAGATCTATATTCATATCACACTCACCTTTTAATAATTCATCCGGCCGTGATGTTTACAAAAGTAAACTTTCTGTAATTATTTCCCGAAAAGATAATTTCGCAGATAGATAAGAGTCAATAACTAAATGCACTAAGTGTGTAGAGATTTTTGACGATAAACCCGCCGAAATTTCTTACCGTTAAACCTCGAACAGCTCCCTTTTTCCCATATTGTTCTGTGCAATATCAGACGTGCGTTAAACAGAATTTTAGCCTAAAATGTTTGAGAGGTTAACGGTTTTTATTTGACAATGATGATCTCTAAGAAGAACAAATCCCGCACGGTTTTAATAATTCAGCGAAGAACTCTTATTTCGGTAATGCCCTGACCACCCCGCCCGGCACCCGCCGGACAGAAAAAACAAAGCCCTGCGTTTGCAGGGCTTTGTAATGTGAAGTTATTTCTCTCACGTTCGAGAAAATATCATGTTACCTGAGCAGTAACATTTTCTTCGTGATTGCGGACTGACCGGCTTCCAAGCGGTAGAAATAGATTCCGCTTGTTACCTGTATTCCGCTCGAGTTCTTTCCATTCCATTCAACGGTATGCGAACCTGCGTTCTTTTGTTCGTTTACCAATGTTATCACATTCCTGCCCAACATATCATATATGTTTATAGAAACATTGGATGCTGCAGGAACATCATACGCGATGGTGGTCGAAGGGTTGAAGGGGTTGGGATAGTTCTGGCCCAATGAGTAGTCGCTGGGCATCTGAGCTAACGGACCATCTTCAACACCTACAAATACAAATAGTTCCTCAAACTCAACCGTCATCGTAACATTTCCAGCGGCTAATTCAGTATCAGTGGCCTCAAGCGATATGATTGACAGAAACATGCCGTTACCGCCGCGATACGTCAGCACGAGTTCGTCCTCGCCGTCGCCGTCCACATCATATACCAGGGAGTTATTCTCCAATCTGACCTGGTCCATGGCATCCCTCGGTGGATCAAACGTCGCCGTGGGCGTGTCCGGTAAACCATAACCGCTAAGGCTACCGTCAAACTCGAATATATGACCCGCATTGAAGCCGTTATTATCTGTATCATCAGGATCGTATGAATCGACTATGACTACAATCTCATCATTACCATCTCCGTCTATATCCATCACCATGATACCGCGCTCACCTCCAACTATGCCTGCATCCCCGTCGGAAAACTGATACGACCAGACTTCCACCCATTCATTGTCCGTCGCATTAGTTGCCTCAAAGAGATAGACGATTCTTTCGCCGCCATCACCGTCATACGTCAAAAACTCTCCCAGGCCGTCCCCGTCGATGTCTACATTAGCTCTTAAGGTACCGCCGGCCGTTAAGATATAGCCGCGCTTGAAAATTGCCTCAGATGCCTCATGCCATACCATGGTCAGGGCGGTGTTGACGCCCAGATTGCCTGGGTCATCTAGATCCGTTTGCTCGAATATATACAATCCCGTCAGGTTGGCTATAGGGTTGTCACCCGTCCACGGAACGATCGCCAGGATCTCCATGAGTCCGTCACCGTCCATGTCAGTAATTTGTATGTTGGACGGACGAGCAAAACTACCGCCTTGAACATCAGCTTCGACTATCGACGTCGTGTAATAACCGTAAAGATCCCCGTCAGTCACATCGCCGGCACCGCCATCACCTGCATCTCCCTCCCACTCCATATCCAGAATCGCGCCGAAGTTGTTAGCGGCAATATAAACGCTCTCCAAACCGTCACCATCAACGTCGGCTATAAGGTTTCCGCGGACCTCGCCGGTTTCATTATAGTCAGTATTGTGAACTAAGCCGACCTTCCAGTCGTGGAGCCGGGTCCAGTTAGCGTCGTCGAGCATCTTGGTAACATCCGTGCCGGGGATTATAACCCAGGAGTTACCCTTCGTATCGGAAAGATAGATCTCCTCAGCACCGTCATCGTTAAAATCCACCGCCTCTATCCCGCTCTTTACAGTGGCGCCCGGTACCCAGTTAGCCGGGTTCGGCTGCCACTCTTTCACTAATACATACGTATCAGTAGCCGTGGCTTCATACACACGAACAAAGCCGGAGTTATCATCGAACATTATGATCTCACTGCGGCCGTCATTGTCGATGTCGGTTAAGCCGAAACCGGTGTTTTTCGCCGCGTAGCGAACGTCGTCTTCCTGGGCGTAAATTGTTGAAGCAAAAAGCCCGACAAACATGACTGTAAAAGCAACTACCAGCGTCATTTGTAGCTTATTCTTCATCATCCTGTACCTCCATTGTTATATCCAATCAACCCTGAGTTGATCGGTGTTATCGCACTAAACATACCAGCGTAATAAAACCCTATATTTAGCGCGCATTATACCACATTGTGGGTTTAATTTTGGTATTATTACTTTGATACAATTCAATATAATTGCCCTTCCTCAAATGTCAAGTGTTATTTTTTATCATAAACCGGATACAGGATATTCTCCATTAAAATTCAAGCGTAAGTGAAAACATTTGAGCGTTATTCAGCCTGCCGAAATCCTGGTAAGCATAATCAACCGTGAAGGCAATTCCACCGGCTAAAACGAGTTTCGTCCCCACTCCGGCGGTAATACCCTCTTCAGAATCTCTAAGAAACGTGTTCTTATATCCCATCCTCAACGCAACCATGTCGCCAATCGCATATTCCACACCCATATTGACATATTCGGTGTTGTCATTAGGATGAGCCGCATTCAGAGCGACTGTAAGCGTGTTGCTTTCACTGCTGATAATGTCCATAGCCAACCCCACCCGGAGGAGAAGGGGCAGAGAATACTTTTCGGTCTGCTTAAACGCCGGAATTCGGTCGTTGCTTCCACCGAAATTAGGAGCTTCATCGTAATTTACAAAAATATCATTCCCTTGAAGCCTCATAGAAGTGCCGAAATTCGATATACTCATACCAATAACCATACCATTGAGATTTGTCTTGAATAAAGTCCCGATGTCCAGCGCAAACCCCTGCGCACTCATGTGCCATATCTTCTGCGAAATATATTTGGCATTCACGCCAATGGAAAACCTGTCTGTCAAATTCAATGCGTATGACAATCCGGCGGATAAATCACTTGTAGAAAAACGTTCTCCGGTACCCTCCGGAAGCAGAACGGTTCTGACTTCCATTTCGTCAGTGCTCAAAGATGTGATGCTCGCTCCGATAGTCCCGAAATTACCAACAGGAATTGCTATGGCGACAAAATCAAATGATGTATCTACCAGCCAGTTAGTATGAACCAGAACAACTTCGCTCTTAGAAATACGTGCCAGTCCCGCCGGATTCCAGTAAACAGCGGTGGCATCATCGGCAACCGCCACGTAAGCGCCGCCCATGCCGACGGCACGAGACCCTACTTCTATCTCAAGGAACGCAGCTGCAACCGTGCCTACCTTTGAGACGTTTCCCGTGATCTGGCTATATGCTGAAACCGGCGCCATCAA carries:
- a CDS encoding Gfo/Idh/MocA family oxidoreductase, translated to MSDIRIGIIGTGAIAGTHAGILQQNDAVKLGSVYDIQNDRAERFAAEFGMQALSGDEDVIADSDAVYVTVPNNFHAEMTLKVLNHGKHVFCEKPFALNLDDARKIVDAVEKEGVVYQLGFSRRLAPVYKKMKELITSGELAPKSFNIKMNRGELQVPP
- a CDS encoding MBL fold metallo-hydrolase gives rise to the protein MKITFAGTGDGRGIPAIGCRCERCEIGRKESGKNRRRRVCVIIKNSSETIILDTPIDIGRIVNKYKIFNISAIFLSHKHWDHIGGITEFEWWNAEKIPVYGNMSALANFETTERLYDRCKFHVMHDRDSVKIGGIKFKCFKVNHKVPTHGLIIREDSKRIVHFSDSVNLSLNDFEKRQVKKANLVIFHTPGYDGGTDHIDVISVMKIAKKYPEIKFIISHIGHNNLSHEELEEKFASYKNLRVAYDGLEIKI
- a CDS encoding sodium/solute symporter (Members of the Solute:Sodium Symporter (SSS), TC 2.A.21 as described in tcdb.org, catalyze solute:Na+ symport. Known solutes for members of the family include sugars, amino acids, nucleosides, inositols, vitamins, urea or anions, depending on the system.) codes for the protein MNIDLIMVLAYFVVIFLIGIYKSGKQKKDATTYFLSGRNLRWPAIAMSTIATNIQAGHFIGMGGAAYVYGLAWANFEIDAVFGILLAAFFFVPLYLRMKVFTITQFFEARFGSFVALSYSIFSLILFGVIYMGGALYWGSIAINGIFADQLTVLHSDPVIRLYIIVVLMGVFSSLYVYFGGLAAVVRTDIIQLVTLLGGAFIVLVLAVKAVGGFSELYNPDNYANITTGRDHLMHLFLPIEHPKVPWPAVFFGMALLHIQYWGANQVILQRSLAARSLKDAQIGLIVGGFLKYVFAALIIIPPIALVGFHKPLEDPDQAYIVLVNTLLSPGVRGFVIMGLFASLMSTVDSIINSVSTLFTFDIYKRLVNKNATDEKLMKVGKNSIGFITLSGIMFAFSLIYIKYHGFNFPLSLITNEISYHIKAGYTILILAAVFCTRAPRKLVVYVFVGSAAVSLAFRYYIFPDMNWLNRTGWVIVLGFAILAIVSYFSPGTKIKWKELLIVDSRKVGYFGVVLAISLVVLNVLFR
- a CDS encoding T9SS type A sorting domain-containing protein translates to MMKNKLQMTLVVAFTVMFVGLFASTIYAQEDDVRYAAKNTGFGLTDIDNDGRSEIIMFDDNSGFVRVYEATATDTYVLVKEWQPNPANWVPGATVKSGIEAVDFNDDGAEEIYLSDTKGNSWVIIPGTDVTKMLDDANWTRLHDWKVGLVHNTDYNETGEVRGNLIADVDGDGLESVYIAANNFGAILDMEWEGDAGDGGAGDVTDGDLYGYYTTSIVEADVQGGSFARPSNIQITDMDGDGLMEILAIVPWTGDNPIANLTGLYIFEQTDLDDPGNLGVNTALTMVWHEASEAIFKRGYILTAGGTLRANVDIDGDGLGEFLTYDGDGGERIVYLFEATNATDNEWVEVWSYQFSDGDAGIVGGERGIMVMDIDGDGNDEIVVIVDSYDPDDTDNNGFNAGHIFEFDGSLSGYGLPDTPTATFDPPRDAMDQVRLENNSLVYDVDGDGEDELVLTYRGGNGMFLSIISLEATDTELAAGNVTMTVEFEELFVFVGVEDGPLAQMPSDYSLGQNYPNPFNPSTTIAYDVPAASNVSINIYDMLGRNVITLVNEQKNAGSHTVEWNGKNSSGIQVTSGIYFYRLEAGQSAITKKMLLLR
- a CDS encoding PorV/PorQ family protein, with the protein product MKNDITIPVRLQPGIGLAGMPDRKERTVIPKVLFLIWITVLMAPVSAYSQITGNVSKVGTVAAAFLEIEVGSRAVGMGGAYVAVADDATAVYWNPAGLARISKSEVVLVHTNWLVDTSFDFVAIAIPVGNFGTIGASITSLSTDEMEVRTVLLPEGTGERFSTSDLSAGLSYALNLTDRFSIGVNAKYISQKIWHMSAQGFALDIGTLFKTNLNGMVIGMSISNFGTSMRLQGNDIFVNYDEAPNFGGSNDRIPAFKQTEKYSLPLLLRVGLAMDIISSESNTLTVALNAAHPNDNTEYVNMGVEYAIGDMVALRMGYKNTFLRDSEEGITAGVGTKLVLAGGIAFTVDYAYQDFGRLNNAQMFSLTLEF